From the genome of Phlebotomus papatasi isolate M1 chromosome 2, Ppap_2.1, whole genome shotgun sequence:
agccgctatctaatttagaattttaaaaagattcttctctcaagaaaactttttattaaaaacgaccacttggggtaaaaagtaacaaaagggtTGGAGCAAaaagtgtagaggaataaatttcctatgaaaatatgtaatctaggtattttacttaaatttacggaatcccgtaataaagtgaatcaaaatgtgataatatcccatgcctgatactatttgccccagcatttttgagaatggtcacaaaattactttttagaaaacggctcgataaatgtatttccttacaaagtagaggaaaattactttcataaagttgtagagcggtaaatttcctagaaaactgcgctaattagaaatttctggggcgttcgagtactttgtaaaaaaataaaatatccgttttgtgactttttgccccagtctcccctaatggtAAAACTTGCgaaaataatatcaaaaaaatatgaTGCAAGGTCCAAATTTCATGGAATAAAAAATGTGAGGATTAATTATATTGCTATCTCTGTGGAATTCGATGAACACAAAAACACATTTTAACAATATAGGGACGATTAGGTCGAtggccaaaatttcaaattattatgAGTTACTTTATTTTCTACAAAAGTAAATAATTATACGCAaggtattttggtaaaaagaaCATGTTTTAATAAtggaatttggaattttttttactattactATGCTACGTGAAATCAATATTTGGCACACACCGCTGAAATTCGAATTTTGCACTCTTTCCAGAGattcttgacaattttttttcagtaacATTACCAAAGATTTCAAGTGGCAATTGTAAAAATTTCGTGAGGAATATCAACCACAGAAAAGAGCTTGTGGTATATATTTAAATGAGATGAAGAAAATCCAATTTGCCCTTTTGCGATTCTTTTCAAGCTCTTTATCCCCGCGTATATACTTAGAGTTGGGGTAAATTTGTTTGCTGTCAGAGgggcaaaaaaagaaaaagaattcaaATTGCCGAAATAAGGGGGAGGGgggaaattttactaaataaaaatgCAGCACGAGAGTCTTATTTCGCAACTTAATATTTATACGTGAAATTTTGTATGTTTTCACACGAAAATGATTGACTATCACAAATGGTCCAAATTTTGTCACAAAAAAAAGCTTGATAAAATATGGATAGACTTTGATATGTCAATCGAATGAACAATCATTGAGTAAAAGAAATCGCGACATGTCAATTGAATTTTACCCACAATTTAATATGATTTTCCACTTTATTATCATCTCTGATACGATGGATGAGCAAAATCCAAATGGATCGCTCTCTAGCGATGAAAAGCACCCATTCCGTATTTACCCCTCAATCTCGTGTACTCTCAAGTAGATTTTCCTACTCGTGCAATGATTGGGTGATATACGTAGCGCCATCACGCAGAGCTTTTGCGTATCTCATCCCCCCACCATTAAACATTTACACAGCAACTATACACGGTCGAAGTCGAAAGATGTCAATACATGTGGAATGGTAGGGAAAAGTCAACTTACCATCGTTCATTTACTTTTCAGAACATTCCCAATATTCCCTACTAACGAAGTCAATAAGAGATGCCCGCACTTACCTGAAACGAAAATGGAAGGATAAAAACAAGTTTAATACTATTTTCACAGTGAAACGTATTATTTAAGAGAAGAGAATATTGTATCAAGAATATCCTTTCAATTCAACATGGCTTGTCAAAATGTTAACATTTTAATTCGATGCCTTGTTCACGAAATATTATGTCACGAAATATATTTCTCACTCTGAAGcatattatgtaaaaaaaaaaacaacctcaGTATGTCCTTGTAAGAAAATCAAAGACACGAAagttaaattgacttttatattaataaaaccGCACATAtgcatattcaaaaaaaaaagttaactcCAAAGTTGAAGATATCTCATTATAAACAACAAGTATTCTGCTATTGCCAGATGTTCTTTAGAATCATTGTATGataaagggaaaataaaaggtTTATGTTAAGATAACACACCGGTGTCATTGGAGCAGATGACTTATCCCATTGTTTCCTTTAATTTGCCAAAAGGTATTTAGACATAAACCACTTAGAATTAACCCAGTGTTTAACAAGTTTGGTGCCATAAATCACTAAAAGCAAACAAACGTTTGGATTAAGTTGATTCTTGGGAATTAGTGGAAACACCACAGGGAATTGTGTTTACAGAAAAAAAGACTTGCCGATTGGCAGTAAAATATATTGTCAAGTATTATGACTTATCTCATAACTTATAtctaaaattccaaattttaaattacaacaCTGTGTCAAAATCAAAGATTAACTTTgtgtaatatataatattatacagcatttaatttttacaatttctcgggcatattttataatttcaaacCTGAAATAATTAAgcaatttattaagaaaaaatatgactagaaatgtttgtaaagctAATCCGTTATTCAAACTTGAATCCTTAAAATGCTAACGTATCGCTCCTTGAAAATTACAAGGaaccaactcactttttggcgattttgagattttaatgcacttaaaaagagaatttaataaattttcagatggaGTCGTTTAAATTCGTTATTAGAATTtagaacatttttcacaatttcactctttatgattgtttgcgcaattttgtttgaagtaaagggacacaaaaaatagatttatcggatcgttcaaatttttgtgaaacaagggactatcATCTCAAGAAAGTTAattccttgtcattctaatttcaggaaaatttggCCATTATTTAGAAtaacaaggagctaactcagaaaaacatattttgaaaggtaaaaatatgtatgtctTGATGTTTATACTAATTCTcagcacacaataattttttttgtaaacatgttttcgacttTTCAGtgtgagtgaatgaaatctagatctagtaatctttgatctagtcatctttcattttaaaacatgtttacaaacaaatgttagtGTGCTGATCATAacgaccagcgcacaataatttttgtttagtaaacatgtttttgatatttcaatgagagtgagtgagatctagatctagtcgtctcgcttactctcataggtaaatttgaaaacatgtttataaacaaaaattattgtgcgctggtcataatgaccaacgcacaataacttttgtttgtaaacttgtttttaaaaatttctataagagtgagcgagatgactagatctagatctcactcattcccatataaaattttgaaaacatgtttacaaacaaaggttattgtgcgttgggcattttgccaaacgcacaataacttttgttttgtaaacatatttttgacatttcaatgagagaaaacgagataactagatttctgtttcattcactctcattgaaatgtcaaaaatatgtttacaaaacaaaagttattgtgcgttgggcattatacaaacagaaaagaaataaattgttttgctTCAGTCATTGAATTGAGATtatttacaaaaagttaaatctttcacgttgtttcctgaaaaatgtctgaaaatgaGTTTgctccttgtaatttccaaggagcgatatatttaacgaaaattagattattctggaaaatttatttctgagaaaattccaTCTGATGACGGGAAAGaacttttgtttagtttagtttTTCAATAATAATGCTGGTACAACATTCCGTAGAGGAAGTAGGTCTTCCCGCAAGCGAAATTTCTAGACAATACACAGGGATTGGGTTGTCTAGTCAGTCCCATGCTCTGTGGAATCAAGTGGGATAGAGCTCACTGGATATAACTGGATGTAGATATAGATAGAACAGAACACCTGTAACATCAGAGGAATTCTTGATGACTTAAGGTGTTACGTGGGGCAATAAGactaaaaaaacagcatatttttatCTAATATTATTTCTTCatcataataaaagaaatattttattcaatctCTTAGGtacataaaattgcaatatttaagttatgttttctgaaattaagttaaaaatttcaaaaattcacccgTTGAGACCTGTGGGTGAATTCTGAAAATCATGAGTTTTTCGCGTGATAAATTCACAGCTCTTAGATCGCCTTTTGTCAGTATTTCATGACCTCTTTATACAAAATGTCATGTGAAACAGTTACGGTGTCCTAATATTTACATGACAATTTTTGTTAAACACTTAGATAAGACGATCTTTAGATCAGTGAATTTATCAAGTGATAAACTCacaatctcagaattcatacacTGATTTCTGgaaacctttttgaaaaaacttacttttcggtggacaagatttttcGACTTAGTTCATCTGACatccaaaaactaaatattttctgttagctaATGAGTTAAACTATAGTTCCCTTAATTaagtcttttgaaaaaaaaatgattttttgggaaaatcttacacaaaaaacacatttttaacGTATTTCACATCAtgttttgtcatgtaaattaaTTATGATCCAGTAAATACAAAATCATTCGTTCAAGGAccagtttaactcatcagctaacggGAAATATTTGAGTTTTTAATATCAGATAACCCTACTCTGAAAGATATTGCCCGACAaagagtaaattaaaaaaaattctaaaatcatGTCTCAAtgggtgaatttttaaaatttttaaatgaaaattttataaaatatagtttACTTTTATATTCCTAAGAAActgaatttaatatattttttattataccgaaaaaaaatttgagaaaatattttgtttttttaatcttcttgaCACATGTAACCCCTGAAACCGGGAATAGCAATCCGAGACATTGGCATCTCAGaacgagtactctaccacttgacccattgagtgcatgtagttcttcaaaaattcaaaggtaAATATGAATTTGTTGAAACTTTCTCGTTTCGCGGAAAAATAAGCATGTTGTTCACCGAGTTACGCACGGAAAGTTTGGCATTGCATCGATTTTGAtatcattgcaatttttttcaaagtgatAAATTCTTTAGAATACAACATAAAAAACGAATAatcaaaattatatatatttattattataaataaataaataggtttaatgtaaaaaatattaaattaagtgACTGCTGAGAAGGATGTTTGATAGCATCTTCATGCGCCCCCTCAagggataattttttttcattgtaccATAATGATCTATTAATCTATAGGAAATAAATTCCAAAATGCGAACATTCTATCTCCAGTATTTCTGGAATTTTGTTCACATTCACATCAAATATATGCAAGTAAGACTTGTTGCCGAACTATATAAGAATttataagaataaaaatataagaatttgtggtaaaatttgaaaataaatgcaTTATGGAGTGAACAGAtgctaaaaattaaaattttcatttgaacatGAACATATAGTACTATAGTTTGCCTCATCTGATAAGAAGAAATATTTGGGTTTTTGACTTCAGATGaactttttctgaagaatcttgtccactagtttttttttcaaaaatattttaaaaaatcctagaGACCAAAGgctgaatttttcaaatttgaattaacatttcaaaaaatcttgtattaatGTTGTTCtgaaattaatgatttttttcaagttgataaaaaaactaaagaataacccatagggggaagtagggcacctttgaaagtggggtatctttgaaattgggatttttcttctatttttaagtggaattgagccatatcaaaatgtaatttagcttctcaatctgtttgtgcaactaaattatattacgttaagggtcaattttaattaaaaattggtgaaaatcccaatttcaaatgttccctactttcaaaggtgccccacttcccctataatCCTTtggtgagcttcactgcacttaattccaCGAGGCATGGGACTGGCAActtcatccctgtataagaaaaaataagaaatgaatGTTCAGAAATTCCGCTTAAGCTATTTAGTCAATGtatcagaaatacttgagatataatgttcatattttgtaattagtttcctacagattggtagatgaatattttgaaaagaaaaaaaatttacctattatgggggcgaggggagcccctgtcaaacacacgtcttaacggtcactgaatttaaattctgtgcattaattcattacatactttattgctttagatagagtaactatccaggaacacaaattggcaactagaattcaaatcaggacagaggaaagaggccaattttaacaaattcgacgggatgtcatATTTTTCGTCCgacattttgagcaaaaattttgcatgaccttccgcaaagcaagaaaacaataacaaaatatattttcatctctatcggactatttttctcaagtaattgaagaactaaagttactaaaaatccattcgagacagcaatttggataaaaattgcccaggaataaacaATCTAAAGTCACTCAATttgtgtatgatgtataataccatggtaaggaatgggttaaggtctctacacattgagcataattttcataaaaaatgctttttttaaagaaaacgtCTGCTCTGctataggtggaaacgtcaaaattctgtcaaaaatgcaatttttaacggaaactgctcccaatgtgtagaaacCTTTACAGAAAGACCTAGTTCCACCATGGGATGTTGTACACTTATAATTATGTCCTTTCTTTTGATTCATTTGCTAATGtttcaaaataattaccgtTCATCGAATCTCATGCTACCACGACTAATATCACTCCATGCGGACATTGATCGCGGCCTCTGGAAAAAGCGTGATGCTCGACGAGATCCAACACTAGCCAGTGAAATGATCTCTGGTGCATttcttttgggaaaattgaCATTCCTGGCTGCTTTTACAGAGGATGCCGTGGAGCAactgtcctcggacattcccaAGGCGCGGTAGTTAACGTGGAATTTGCGAGTCATGTTTCCACCTCGTGGCAACTCTGTCACCTCCGCAATTGTCGCCACGGGTGATCCGGGTCCTGACGACGAAGTGTCCGACGGCAGAGAACATTCTGCCGCTTCTTGTGAATTATTCAGCTTGATGGGTGGTCGTTTATCTCACCAATGATGGACCAAGGAATGCCCACATGAAGGCATTATTAATCCTCAATTATTAATTTCTCTTGTGATTACTTAATTTTTCATCGTATTCATTTTTTATAGTCTAAACTAGATTACACTCTACCGTTATTTTGGAAGACACTTTCACAGAAAccttaaaatatgtaaaattatcGAAAACCTCATCTAATCAAAAATGCTTTAATGAAGCAAATGTTTTCATATTGAGtgataatatattaaatttcgTATGaataaactattaaaaattattttcagattATTATTCCTAAACGATTTATCCATAACGTAATTCCATATTTTAAACCATTTGTTGGATATTTAAAGCGGCATTGTAATAAATTTAAAGCTTtgctttctgaaaaaaattcatcCGCAGACgaaataagtaaaatttcactaaaaaaataGTATTGAATAAGTAttcataaaaatgtagataatCAGGCTTGGATGCAAAAATGATTAGCATCggcatgaaaaattaataactaGTGTTGAAAATTCAGCAAGAAATGTGCAAATTtgtgtgaaaagagaaaattcattgCAGAGACTATTTGTGCTGAACAATGTTACTGCTGATATTGTCATGGCCCAAAAAAATTTATTGGGTTTTAAAACAACGATAAAGCAAAAAACGTACAAAAAGCTCACACTGTGCTCCTGAAATAGACTTTcactttcaatttcaaaagAAGTCCTTTTGTGGgacaaaaaaatcattcttgGAGATTGGGCTGTAAAATCCTCTACTTTTATTAGTTTCCTTCTTTCACTTATAAGCACCGCACACACGTAACTATTTTGTGCTTTTGTTTAAAATGGtggatttttcaaagaaattgtaTATATTCTTGAGAGAAACTCGCATTTAGATTAAAAAGACcaaggaaaattgaaagagTTTGTGAAATCACAAAGGTTTAAGACTTCTGAAATTTCATTTAGTATTGTAGGTGTAAGTATAGGTCATAGGTTGTGCCTGAAAGGGCACATCAATCATTACAGTTTGTATCCCTCGAATTCAGGATTTTTCGTTTTgttatcgacttccgatctttAATGACTCCGCCTCTTTCCCTAAACCCATAAGTCAACCTTTTCTCCGTAAATTTACTTTATTTCTCCTCCCACACCCCTCTTTCCCTCGAAAACCGTGTTTTTTGTGGGATTACTTAAAACTGTTTTAAGCGATGTACGTCTTGCAGGTAGATCTGACGTACATTTCGTCCGTATATATAATCGAAAACTTTCTCATTCTGAATTTTTCACGGTCAATAGTTAACTAAAAAGCCTATTCCTCAAAACTTTGTGcgttcattaaattttaaagattagCGAAGTCCTAGGTGATTATTTAGGTAGGCCACTGAACTTGTTAGCATGATACTTGTCCCCATGATCTGGATCTCTAAAGAactaaattaatataaacaaATAATGGGGAAAGACATTTTCAGTATAACATCTAGGTCAACTGATTTGAACTCTATTTGATTTGAGCGACAAATTGCTCAGAAGATCCCTTAAAATAGCATAGGagtagagtaagtgtgccaaattccggccagcttgcaatttcggtcaccgtttttgttcctcgaatttccatgaacttttagattttacgtactcttgagattatacaatgcaagagaataacaaaaaatgtagcttcgacaaacgagatgacgtgaaaaagatattggaagaattcccgaagggcaaggaaccatgagaatgaaggtggccgaaatagggcaccaaagctatgtctaaatttttattcattttaaaatgcattaagaatgatttttagagtaaataaagacggtaaactatttacaaggttccaagcaacactcttgaagaagaaagaattttaaaaaaaactcaatttgaatttaaaatattacattttaaacttgagactttgacgcttgcatacaactatgccgaaatttggcacacttaccctaatataattgattttcggacaaactTGATTTTCGGAACTGTTTCATGGTTCACGCGTCGACTTATGGGGAAAAGGGGTAGAGGGTCCCCGAAGGTCCTAAGActatatctcaaaccgtttgacCTCAAGGTGTGGCAACGGCCGGATAAACGGCTGAACAGACGGACGAAAAGACGGGCGGACAAAAATCGTAAAGTCATTTTTTAGATATCGTTGGAAACACTGAGACATATTACGAAAAATTCTCTTCGGAGGGGGTGAGGGTGGAAATTTTGGATATCGACTTATGGAAAGAGTTCACTGAAGATTAAAAGTTCATATTTCTTACTGTTTAGTCTAGCTCTAGACGTAAAGTTTAACCATGTGATTTAATTTCTCTAAATTCTCATTAATCAAGATGTTTTGGAAATGTttacttaggattggatattaaatgTAAATGATGCATtaggttttgaaaaattaataaaattgcgtGTTATtcagatttttgagaccttaggAAATTTGGCTATatatctagtctgaagaccacttaagAAATAGAGAATTCTCTGACGATTATGTATCTATCGattgattatttttaatctCTGAGGttcaattaataaaatgaaGCATTCAAATATGGCAAAGCATTCCAGTTTtgagaaatgctcgaactcgtaatttAAATGCTATAACCGCTATAACCCAgtaatacttttattttaaaagtatagTGCTCTGAGTTCTAATGTGTTTTCtcaatttgttttcaaaaatacCAGTAGAGAACCTGTTTATAAATAGGGGGTAGTTGGACACCTTTCAATTGAGGAACCcttaaaattggatttcttttctaattataaatggaactgaaccttaccatgatataattcgCCCCCCACATATCAATTGTGAGGCTAATTTACTTTATAATAAAGGTTcaattccgtttaaaaatagaagcaaaaatcctattttaaagGTTCCATAATTCAAAAGTATCCTACTCTCCCCTAACTCAAAAGGACGCCCAAATCAGCTTACGAGTAATACATTGCATTTAGGAAAAGGTATATATTATCGCTTCGTAACGGATTTATTAGCGATCCATATCCAATAGGAACCAATTCAGACTTAacagaatttttaaaacctttccaacgacatAACTCAAATCGGTTTAGACATACGCTctagactagagatttagctcagttcctgaaagtctcaaaatcgtcaatagcaagcaattttattcatttttcatgatctaatgaatcattttcccttaatatgtaattctaaatcaaatttttctaaaagatcGTTTCTCATAAAGAATTAGAATAGTCAAATTATAttgctaagctttaggtctgatgCCCTTATTTTAGTATTTCAATGCTGTTACATTTGATATGGAATGAAAATTCGCGAAGCGTTAGAACTTTAAGGcactttatgaatttttgtCAGCCATTCTTTTATTCAGATTTTGTCTCAATTTTATTGTCATGGTATATTAAAAAGTCGAAGAACTCAAGTTCTACTTTATTTTCCTTTACATCTAAAGAACGAAAAAGTTTCAATTGCACTGTTGAATAGATAAGTAGAAATTCAGTTGTGacttaaagaagaaaaaaggaaaattaaagtcAATAATATTGCGCAAAAAGAAATGTGTAGTGAACACGAATTCATCCATTGTGATATCGCCTGGGCTATTATTAGACAaagtaatttaataatataagtGCTTTATAAACGAAAGTGAAGTCAAATTTTCCTGCGAATACCGTTAGTGATAACAATCTCTCAATAATTTGTCCTTTTCACTCGGTTTTCCCCTCTTGGATTTTCTCTCATGCTCTCTCCATCCAATTTAAATCTCTCAGGCTTTAGTTAGATTGAATAGGATAGGAAATTGTAACCCTCAACTTTGTCATTTTCAATTATATAAAAGTAGGACAACATTTAAATATCACACACcgcaattattttttctatacgCATTTAATATTTACACTGTTGTTGACACTTTGCGGGAAAttattgctcattaatttcaacttttttttctacattttgttttttttttcttataaaggcAACCCTATGTCTTATATTATTACAGTCACAGATGACACTGTGACTTTATTTAGAGCGTGCTCGTAAACCTCTTTAAAAACTCGCAATGCAGTTTTGGCAGTTTTGGCAGCAAATTcatgttatatttatttattgaagagGCGTATCAGTACAATATAATCagccaaaagattttttttttatatttaaaagaaagttttaaaattgaaattttaaattttccatcctaaatttatttaagttcCATTTTCATCTGGTAATTTTTCATATCATGCaagatatttgaaatttttcagtGTACTTTTCGAAAATGAAATACGAAGTGCAAAAAGTAAGCAGACTTTTTATTTAAGTATatcgaaaaatattaataatcatAATGTCTATTTTGTTCCCTTTACAATAATCCCCCTCAGATGTAATGCACTGTGCCTAAGCTTTTTACAATCTTCAAAGTCCTTCTAATATGCGCTTTTTGATAAGGCTTCGAGCTCTTCCAGCAATGGAGTACTAGTCTCTTCAATCGTGGCAAAACACAATCTTTTCATAGGGCTTATTCAGTTCTGGGAATAGAAAAAAGTCTCTAGGGATCAATTCTAGTAAAAACGATGGCTGAAGTATGATTGAGGCGTCAAAAATCACTAGCAAGCAAGGATGTGTGAAAGAGCTTTCCGAGCAAACTTTTCTGCCATACGTTTTATGCTCATATCCAAAAAGAATTGCATGGCATGAACCAACTGATATACCGACAACGTCAGGTATTTCTTTAATTGTGATtcggtagggtaaatgtcctaatttaaaaccatttccagatgctttaactgtgacagaagatttaacacatcaagttcaattttttttctgaaaagaattatataaatttgattGTTGACtattctagaatgttactgtttagtgaaaaatctttagatataacttgaaaacttcttaaatacaagaaaaatactcgagcgtaaaatgcttctattggagacaaattaatccaaatggaaacaagggaaagtttctaattggagacgaacagtgtaagtgaagccgcgacgaaaggcttccaaaacctttttgaattgctcttgagtgcaggatttgttcttattccttgtcttttctcttttcccatctaaaataataagaaaatctctccaaaaaatcatatttccggggtttccgattgaagcatttgcaggcACTTCCGAAAACCCCTTTtcgttcacgaaataggtaattatttcatttgaaaacttcacgtaccgttaacaataaagattagcacttaatttaactaaaattagccagaaatatgacataaatgttaaacaaaacgaataaagaacagtcaccttattgtgcttttcattggaaaacatggtcgatcgatgaaaaattcaattgtgaaaaggtaaacttttaatttttctgagaaattaacaaattaaaatttgtgaatatgaatggattttcgctttatttggagcaaaattaactaaatgatgaaactgtggtatagaaaatatataaatataataatttagttctgtatttatcataaaaacaatgacgtttctatttggaatagagaaaaaaattccatttggagcaggttttgaattagcttaatttaccctaatttttcataaaaatattcttcactGCTTCAACTTTTTCATTGGGTTTTGAGGCCCAATGCGAGCATAATCATTAACATATTCTGGGCCATCTGTGAAGAGCCTGTaccacttttaaaaatattctctttACTTAAAAGATACTCTCTAAATACtattgttaaaatttcaaatgcgTTGAAGcgtttaatttcatttttttttccacaaaaaaattaaagcataTTCGTTGATCAATTATTTTTCGATATCAAAAAATCGCCAAAAATATCGAAACATTTCTAACATTTATATCTACGAAAGATTAAGTAAAAGTGCAAGAGGGTTAATCTTATCAACATATATTCGGGACATATTCATCTTATTTATTGAACACGCCTCGTATATTTAAAGTTCATGCagtgttttttcttaatttgtttAAGAATAGTTTAAA
Proteins encoded in this window:
- the LOC129801429 gene encoding uncharacterized protein LOC129801429, with the translated sequence MTRKFHVNYRALGMSEDSCSTASSVKAARNVNFPKRNAPEIISLASVGSRRASRFFQRPRSMSAWSDISRGSMRFDER